The DNA sequence TTTTAAGCGCTTTTTGCTTCCAAGTGTTTAAAGTGCATTTTGAGCATTTCATAGGCATTTTGTACTTCTTGAAACTTTGCCACATACTTTACATGTAAATCTCCATCGTACAAACCGCAACTATCTGGATGATACTTCTTAACAAGGGCTAGATAGTTTCTGCGAATAATTTCAAATGAATCTTCAAATTTACAACCTAAAATGCCAAAGTACTCCTCAAGTAAAGAGAAGAGGGCGTTATGGCGACTTCTTTTAGCACGTTTTGCGATAAAACTCTTTTTATACGCTAGAAAATCTTCCATAGCATAAGAAAATTCAACAAAACAGCCAAAAAGCTCTTTTTGTGCCAAAAGTTTTTCCAAAAGACGCACAGTCACATCTGAGTTTGGATAAAGCGTAATCGTGCCATTTTTAGGGCGAATTCTGACCAAATGGTCTTTAAAATAGCTTTTAAGATACGATGCAAAAAGGGTGTTGTGTGATCCCATGTGAAAGACAACAGCGTAATTATCTTCAATGTCAATATTAATGTTCATTTTTTGAAGCACTTGATTGGATTTGAGAAGAGAGATTTTAATGCTTTTATCGAGGGAATTTTCAATTACATGTGATTGCTGTACATTGCCTGTTTTACGAAGATATATTTTACTGATAAGTTTCAAGAAATAACGACGTTGTACTAACTCATCTTGTTCTTTAAAGATAATCATCTTATCTTTACGTCCAATCTTCTTTTGAAAGTTTTTATCAGCAATATTTTGAAGGTAATAAAACGTTTTTGAATCTTCTTCTATCGTAAGGGCAAGCATATCATGTGAAAGTGAAAGGTGCATCGATCCATCCTTTTTGTATCAAGTTATTTACCTTGAAGCAAAAAGAATTCCAAGTTTTAATAAGTTATATCCAGATAGCATCTTCATCTAAGTTTGGATTGCCTTGAAGAATCTGATAAGGCTGATAAGAAGCTTTGTATTTCAGGCTTTGGCAATCTTTGACATAGTAGCCAAGATAGATCCAGTCTAGATCATACTCTTTGGCTACTATGATCTGCTCATAAAGAGAAAGTCTGCCTAAAGAGAGCTTTTCAAAGTCAGGGTCATAGTAAAAATAAATCGAAGAGATACCATCATCGAGAAAATCTATAAGATCAACGCCGATAAGTTTTTCTCCATGAAAATAGAGGACTTCCTTGCCAAAATTATGGGCACCGCTGACATAGAGTTCATGGTAGCTTTGTGGTTTGAGATTGTAGTACTGCCAACCACGTTTATGTTCCATAAATCGGTGGTATTTATCGTAAAGTTCCAAATGCTCAGTGCTAATTGTAGGGGATTGTATGACGTAACGAATGCCCTCGGCCTTTTTAAAAGCACGCTTTGCCGAGTGTGAAAAATCATAATTTTTTACATCAATACGAAGACTTAGACATGATTGGCAGCTCTGACATTGTGGTCTTGAATAATAATGTCCAAAACGTCTCCATCCACGCTCAATAAGAGATTGATTAAGCTCCATTGTTGCATTTTCAATATATTTGTATTCCATGCGCGTTTTACACCCATCTAAATAGGAGCATTTAGTTTCTAAAGTGGAAAATTCAATCATGCGTGAGAAGGATGTCATGGATTAGTGTAGTTTTTTGACTCCAGAATTTTGCATAAATTTTTCAAATTGTACGTGTAGCTTTTTCTCTTTTTCTTCTTTTTGCTCAACAATGAGTTTTTCTTTACTGCTTTTTTCTTCTTGGTTCATTTTTTCTTTAAGAGATTTGAGGTCATCAAATAAATTGCCTTGCATTGCATGCCTTTACATGTAAAGATAAATAGGGTTGGATTATAGCAAATTTTCATACAAATAGGTTTAGGAAGCTAAAGTATTTATGTATTTATAAAAGAAAATAGGAAATAAAAAGGAGGGTGGTACCTGAGGCCGGACTCGAACCGGCATATGTCTCCATACTAGATTTTGAGTCTATATTTTATCTTTTTCTATTTATTCTTAAAAACTATCAAAATACTTCAAGATACCTTATTTATAGGGATCTTAAAACAACTCTATTTTTTATTTCTTTACATTTTTTTACATTAAATAATAAACTTTGTAGTAAAATTGTAGTAAAAATTTTAAAAGAAGCAAATCTTAAACCCCCTTGACATATTTAACCTATTTGATTAATATTTACAAGATATATGAAAGGTACCAATTGGAAAAAAGAGTTGCACATTATGACTTACAATCTATAAAAGAGCTGATTAAAGATAATCAGTTCTTTATAACAGGAAGTGCAAGAAGAAAAAGTAAATCGTATTTCAATGGTAAATAATAGAGAACTTTGTAAAATATATAGATATACTACACATAAGGCACTAATGCATGTTGGATGATGGCGTAGACGTAAGCGGATTAGCAGCATATAATATGGTTGGGCGGACAATTAAAGACAAATGGGAAGTCAAAGAGTTATTGACAAAAAGACCAGAGGATACAGGTTCTTATTTCTCAGTACCATATATCGTCGAAAAAGACGGAGTCAAATACTTCATGAAAGCTTTTGATTTTGGCCGTTTTCTATCCATGGCTCCTCCGAAGCATGATGGATCGCAACAAGAAACATCTGAAATTTTTGCAAAAATGATTAATGCTTATCGATACGAAAGGGATCTGTCGCTTCACTGTCAAAGTAACTATGTAACCAAAGTTGCCTTTGTCGTTGATTTTAGCGAAGAATTCATCGAAGGGTATACAGCAGGTTTTGTGCCGTGCTTAATTTTTGAGGCAGCTGACGGTGATGTGAGAAAAGCACTGCTTGCTTCGGCCAGACTTGATGATGCCTGGAAATTTAAATCCCTCCATGATATTGCCGTAGGCCTTAAACAACTCCACGCAATTGACGTCTCTCACCAAGACTTAAAACCCTCTAATATCTTGATATACAACAAAGAACAAGAAAGCAAACTATGTGATCTCGGACGCTCTGTATGTCATAGCATATCAGGACCTTACAGCAAATTAGATTTTACTGGTGATAGAAACTATGCTCCTCCAGAGATTTGGTACTATTTTTCTGATCAAGATTGGCACAAACGTTCTTTTGCAATTGATTGCTATATGCTTGGTAGCCTCATTGTGTTTTATTTCACAAAAATCAGTATGTCGGCACTTTTAATAAACCACATACCACAATCTTTCCATTTTGCGGTTTGGAAAGGTGATTTTAAAGAGATATTGCCATACTTGGAAAAAGCATTTGCTGAGTCATTGGATGTATTCGAAAAGAGCATAAATGATTCATATTTCAAGAAAAACTTAAGAATACTTGTTGAACAATTATGCGAACCAATGCCAGACAAAAGAGGACATCCTGCCAATATTAAAAAGGGAAGAAACCCCTATAGCATGGAAAGGTTTATTTCGACGCTTGATCTACTAAGGCATAAAGCCGAAATTCGTGTAAAAAAAGAATTGTAATGATTAGTGTTAGCACAGAACATGACAGACATGTAATTCCCAATTGGAGGAGCTTTGGTTCCACTGTGTCCTTGGGGGAATTAGATGCGTATCAAACTGTTGAAAGAAATTTTCCAAAAGTGTACGATATCGACGAATACATCATCGATTTTCAAATTAATAAAACAACCGTTCATGCTTCAGAGCTCATCAGTGCTGCGATCGCAAATAATCGATTAGAAGCAAAAGAAGTTGAAGAAGCAGCATATCTTATTTTAAAAAACAGTGATAAAGTAACAAGCTTACAATTTGATCTTGCAAAACAGATTCTCTCTCCAGAACTTTTACATAAACAGTATATAAATCATCATCATGAAGAGGATTTACTACGATATTTTGAAGATCATGAAACAAGGATTAAAGACAAAATCAAATGTGCACGAGATTCATTAAAACAATTCAACTTTAATCCTGTTTTATATGTTGAACTGTCGCGCTATTATTCAATTATTGGAGAAGAAGCAAAATCAATACACGCAATGAAAATAGCGATGCATCTAGCAAAAAACAATCGTTTTGTTTTTAGATGTGCCACAAGGCTTTTTGTGCACTATCATAGTGAAAAAAACGATTATTTAGAGCAAATGCAACGATATCTGCAAAAAACGCCGATGGTATCCCATGATCCGTGGTTGATGTCCGCAGAAATATCTTTGTCTACACTGTTAGATAGAAGCTCAAAGTTTGTAAAAAAAGGAATAGGAATTATTGACTCAAAGAACTACGCTCCTTTTAGTTTGACTGAGCTTGCAAGCAATATTGCTACGATCGAAATGTTTCATGGTAGCCGCAAAAGAAGCAAAACATTATTCAAAGAAGCGTTAAAAGCTCCAAATGACAATACTCTCGCACAAGTCAAATGGGCTTTACGTAAAGACCCATCGCTGGAGGGATCTTTACAGGTATCGTTGGATAGTTTCGATACCAAGAAAAAATTTGAAGCGCTAACCTATGATTCATATTTTGGAAGAAAAGATTTTAATGAGACACTAACGCAAGCGATTCATTGGCTAATCGATCAGCCCTTTTCAAAAGATGCGGCGATGTTCGGCTCCAATATAGCAGCGACACTAGTGAGCGATCAAGACAAAGCGATCGCACTCGTTAAAGCTGGTCTTTTAAGCCATCCTGATGATCCAGGGTTGATCAATAATTATGCGTACTCTTTATCACTTGATAATCGTCCGGATGAAGCATTGGATATGCTCAATAAAATGAAAGCAAGCAATATTGCAGAAGAAACAAAAATATGTTTAAAAGCGACACGAGGGCTTGCCCTATTTAGAACGAGACAGCATGAGCGAATAGAAGAAGGAAGAGCGCTATACCAAGAAGCGATCTCTGATACAAAGAAAATGAACAATTCTAATCTGAATTGGACGGCGATTATAAACTATGCTCGAGAGGAACTTATCCACGACTCAAAAAACGCTGTTGAGATTGTAAAGTTGCTTGACATGATTCCTTCGGAGACAAAGAACCCTTCAATTGATTTCCTAAAAAGTGATTTGATGGGTCAATGTCTCGATACGATGAAAAGTCTTGTCGCAAATAGCCCTAAATAAGAGCTATAAAAGAGCTGCTTAAAGATAGGCTGGCTGCTTATTATCATTGGGATAATGAACAATGCTTACAACAAGCGATATGGGTTACTCAACAAAATCAAGTAGATATGGAAGCCATTAAGCAATGGTCACTCAAAGAAAAATCAGAACAAAAATATTTAAATTTCTATCACAAACTTAAAATTAAAAATTAACGCAATACTATTTCTGAGCTAGTCACTAGGAAATATAAAGAACATTACACTATGATGTAATCGTTCATTTAAAGTAAATACTGAGGCAACAATGTCAAACAATAGCACTCAAGAAGTGGAAGAAAAAGAACTGAAAAGACACAAATATAAAAGTTTAGCACCAACAATTTTATCATCTAAAGAAATTGCAAAAAAAGAAGAATACTTTAATATACTAGAAGATGCTTTAGATGATGAAAATACAAATAATATAGCCATTACCTCACCATATGGTGGAGGTAAAAGTTCTTTTATTAGAACTTTTATTTCAATACAAGAAGATGAGGGAAAAGCAAAAAAAACAAATACACAAAATTTACCTCTTCTGCTCTTTGAAAAATTACATTTAAAAAAGTATAAATATAAGTTTTTACATATTTCACTTGCCTCATTTGGAGAAAAAGACAAAGAAGGCAATATTATTAACGCCGAGCAAGAGAGAATTGAAAAAAGTATATTAGAGCAAATGTTTTTTGGTGAGAAATGGAGTCACTTAAAACATTCTGGTTTTAAACGAATAAAAAATATCAATCCATTAATAATTATGATGCATTTAACTCTACTTATCTCATGGATTATTGTTTTTTTGTCTTTGTGGAATATAGGTATTTTAAATAGTTTTTATAAAATATTGACGCCTCCAGACATGTTCTTTTTTTCTATAATAATTGGATTTGTCATTCTTTCTTTAGGAGGACTTCGCACATTATCAGAGTTAATTACTTATTTTAAAATCAAAAAACTAGTATTTTTTAAAGATGTTGAAATTGAGATAACTGGTGATGATAAATCCGTTTTAAATAGATATATAGATGAAATATTATATTTCTTTGAAGAAACAGAGTACAACGTAGTTGTCTTTGAAGATCTCGACAGATTTGAGAAACCAGAAATATTTAGAAAACTAAGAGAGATAAATCTTATTATTAATAAATCAAGAGTTCTAAGAAAAAAACTTAAACAAGTTAGTTTCATTTATGCAGTAAAAGATGAAGTTTTTGATACTGAAGCAAGGACTAAATTCTTTGATTACATTATTCCTCTAGTGCCTGTTATCAGTTCCTATAATTCATATATAAAATTGAAAGAAGAACTAGGTACATTCCTTTATGATAAATCTAAAAAAAAGTCCATTTCTATAGACGATAAAAGAACACAAGGTCAAAAATATATTAGTAACCAGTTACTTAAAAAAATATCTTATTATATAACCGATATGAGGCTGTTAATAAATATAACTAATGAATTTAGGCTTTACCATTCGCAATTAGATAGTACAATTATCATGGATCAGCTTCTATCTATTATCGTTTTTAAAAATATTATGTCAAGTGAATTTTCAAAACTGCAAAAAGATGAAGGCACTTTATTTTCTCTATTTAATAAAACAAAAGACTTTATTATTGACAAGCAAATTGAAATAATAGATGCAAAGATTGCGAATCTTAAAAGAGAAATTACTGAAACACAAAATACATTTTTATTTAGTATTCAAGAGTTAAATAGCATTTATCTCATGGCTGTACAACAATCTACTAGAACCCTAAATACTATTTATAAAATCTATATTGAAGATGAAAAAGATTTTATTGACGTAACAGAACTTTTAAAAAATGCTGATTTCTTGCCAATAATATTTAAAAACAAAAATCTTCAATGTCAAGATTTATATAATAATTCTTTTTCAATAAGTCTTGATTTACAACAAATAGAAGAATATATACCATCAAAATTATCATATAGAAGCAGACTTGATCAGATAAATAATCAAACGTCGTTATCTGATATTCGAGATGAAATAGATGAACTAGAAAAACAAAAACAAGAACTAAAAGGATACAAATTAAGCCAAATACTGACTAGTCCTTTTTTCAAAGACTCAATGAATCAAATGACCGAAAAAGAAAAAGAAACACAACTCCTTGAAAATCCTCTTATTAAAATACTTCTTCAAGATGGGCTTTTAAATGAACAATATCACACATTAATATCCTATTTTATGACTACTGAGGGAGAATTACAACTACAAGACAAACAATTTTTAATGTGGGTATTACAAAGAGAGAAGAAAAAACTTTATGATTATCAGCTTACAACACCAAATAAAGTTGCGGAAGAACTTCAAGAAGAAACGGTCATTCACTATAGTGTTTTAAATTTTGATTTATTTAATGAAATTTTATCCAATTTCGCTAAATATTCAAAAATAGAAGCAGAAAATAAATCACTATTTACAAAATTTCTTACTGCTATAAAAGAAACAACAGATGAATATTTTGTGTCTTCCTATTTTGGACATCTTCGAGAACTCAATAAGCAAAACGAAATCAATGAACATATAAAAATATTAGCAGAAAATTGGGATGGATTATG is a window from the Sulfurospirillum oryzae genome containing:
- a CDS encoding arginyltransferase; translated protein: MIEFSTLETKCSYLDGCKTRMEYKYIENATMELNQSLIERGWRRFGHYYSRPQCQSCQSCLSLRIDVKNYDFSHSAKRAFKKAEGIRYVIQSPTISTEHLELYDKYHRFMEHKRGWQYYNLKPQSYHELYVSGAHNFGKEVLYFHGEKLIGVDLIDFLDDGISSIYFYYDPDFEKLSLGRLSLYEQIIVAKEYDLDWIYLGYYVKDCQSLKYKASYQPYQILQGNPNLDEDAIWI
- a CDS encoding tetratricopeptide repeat protein, whose product is MISVSTEHDRHVIPNWRSFGSTVSLGELDAYQTVERNFPKVYDIDEYIIDFQINKTTVHASELISAAIANNRLEAKEVEEAAYLILKNSDKVTSLQFDLAKQILSPELLHKQYINHHHEEDLLRYFEDHETRIKDKIKCARDSLKQFNFNPVLYVELSRYYSIIGEEAKSIHAMKIAMHLAKNNRFVFRCATRLFVHYHSEKNDYLEQMQRYLQKTPMVSHDPWLMSAEISLSTLLDRSSKFVKKGIGIIDSKNYAPFSLTELASNIATIEMFHGSRKRSKTLFKEALKAPNDNTLAQVKWALRKDPSLEGSLQVSLDSFDTKKKFEALTYDSYFGRKDFNETLTQAIHWLIDQPFSKDAAMFGSNIAATLVSDQDKAIALVKAGLLSHPDDPGLINNYAYSLSLDNRPDEALDMLNKMKASNIAEETKICLKATRGLALFRTRQHERIEEGRALYQEAISDTKKMNNSNLNWTAIINYAREELIHDSKNAVEIVKLLDMIPSETKNPSIDFLKSDLMGQCLDTMKSLVANSPK
- a CDS encoding YobI family P-loop NTPase, translating into MSNNSTQEVEEKELKRHKYKSLAPTILSSKEIAKKEEYFNILEDALDDENTNNIAITSPYGGGKSSFIRTFISIQEDEGKAKKTNTQNLPLLLFEKLHLKKYKYKFLHISLASFGEKDKEGNIINAEQERIEKSILEQMFFGEKWSHLKHSGFKRIKNINPLIIMMHLTLLISWIIVFLSLWNIGILNSFYKILTPPDMFFFSIIIGFVILSLGGLRTLSELITYFKIKKLVFFKDVEIEITGDDKSVLNRYIDEILYFFEETEYNVVVFEDLDRFEKPEIFRKLREINLIINKSRVLRKKLKQVSFIYAVKDEVFDTEARTKFFDYIIPLVPVISSYNSYIKLKEELGTFLYDKSKKKSISIDDKRTQGQKYISNQLLKKISYYITDMRLLINITNEFRLYHSQLDSTIIMDQLLSIIVFKNIMSSEFSKLQKDEGTLFSLFNKTKDFIIDKQIEIIDAKIANLKREITETQNTFLFSIQELNSIYLMAVQQSTRTLNTIYKIYIEDEKDFIDVTELLKNADFLPIIFKNKNLQCQDLYNNSFSISLDLQQIEEYIPSKLSYRSRLDQINNQTSLSDIRDEIDELEKQKQELKGYKLSQILTSPFFKDSMNQMTEKEKETQLLENPLIKILLQDGLLNEQYHTLISYFMTTEGELQLQDKQFLMWVLQREKKKLYDYQLTTPNKVAEELQEETVIHYSVLNFDLFNEILSNFAKYSKIEAENKSLFTKFLTAIKETTDEYFVSSYFGHLRELNKQNEINEHIKILAENWDGLWNYYVHGYPPGSIHDFLYKLFEVCSIETIKKQDYAGRIKRHIENDLDFEVFYLRKHDDQKKAKEAQDRLVAFLQKNNITLLNLGRLAADERLLQKFYESNLYMLNAKNVSVILSGQNATYTNILKSQKQQLIERVNKNLNNYLKNELLEITDPYEDANVMLDLINAAKITGGIEIEKDTLESLIKKKIFCIDDINKVMWDDKKIIEILYANNKVSFSWKNIVSYADKISDGQVDETLFSFLQNSIESGTLQKYPDNENFDKKLVDKLFYSLINEESDYVEEYDLTKSLMLLCPQYKYLRSDFTKIDDNNLRLIIELERIELTPTHFERIWEKGSHNNAIELIKRNFDYFIKRIDTYDINSEQLKSFLDQSILIVEQKEKILQKLDSSLISNQDEAKSIYRFLTSNKFNNYYKFHAWIMQTISMINHGKLSLQLLLLEIKSLNEKELRDALILIKHEKDVYYHIATYGKDLRRNDIYLEITDNTMLLITELKKRNMILNVIERKNCYRFSIKIRNKL
- a CDS encoding adenylosuccinate lyase — translated: MHLSLSHDMLALTIEEDSKTFYYLQNIADKNFQKKIGRKDKMIIFKEQDELVQRRYFLKLISKIYLRKTGNVQQSHVIENSLDKSIKISLLKSNQVLQKMNINIDIEDNYAVVFHMGSHNTLFASYLKSYFKDHLVRIRPKNGTITLYPNSDVTVRLLEKLLAQKELFGCFVEFSYAMEDFLAYKKSFIAKRAKRSRHNALFSLLEEYFGILGCKFEDSFEIIRRNYLALVKKYHPDSCGLYDGDLHVKYVAKFQEVQNAYEMLKMHFKHLEAKSA
- a CDS encoding protein kinase domain-containing protein gives rise to the protein MLDDGVDVSGLAAYNMVGRTIKDKWEVKELLTKRPEDTGSYFSVPYIVEKDGVKYFMKAFDFGRFLSMAPPKHDGSQQETSEIFAKMINAYRYERDLSLHCQSNYVTKVAFVVDFSEEFIEGYTAGFVPCLIFEAADGDVRKALLASARLDDAWKFKSLHDIAVGLKQLHAIDVSHQDLKPSNILIYNKEQESKLCDLGRSVCHSISGPYSKLDFTGDRNYAPPEIWYYFSDQDWHKRSFAIDCYMLGSLIVFYFTKISMSALLINHIPQSFHFAVWKGDFKEILPYLEKAFAESLDVFEKSINDSYFKKNLRILVEQLCEPMPDKRGHPANIKKGRNPYSMERFISTLDLLRHKAEIRVKKEL